From Pirellulales bacterium, one genomic window encodes:
- a CDS encoding DUF1559 domain-containing protein codes for MSAHGLKMRRGQSSVVSGQLPATSNNGPRTTGSSVHHPFLTPHSAFRIASAFTLVELLVVLAIIGVLIALLLPAVQAAREAARRTACQNNLHQIGLGLLTHHEAKHAFPPGLLDRKTSANPKGRQLSWNVFLLPFIGEQSLFAKFDLTKAYNAQENALAAGAILPIFNCPSCTRYAADRTGMTTGDMNGNGHWDPGDNLAFTDYGGNFGFNGLGKPYMNGVLIYEQPISLADITDGASHTIIVSEDTGRGAAFDGQWANGENIFDESGLINDHSVPEYLWQNNEMWSDHSGGINALFCDGSVHFLGELTQLEVLAALCTRASGETVDGASMNLP; via the coding sequence ATGAGCGCTCATGGCTTGAAGATGCGCCGTGGTCAGTCGTCAGTGGTTAGTGGCCAGTTGCCGGCAACGAGCAACAACGGACCACGGACAACTGGCAGCTCAGTTCACCATCCATTCCTCACCCCCCATTCCGCATTCCGCATTGCTTCCGCCTTCACGCTGGTCGAGCTGCTGGTGGTGCTGGCGATTATTGGCGTGCTGATCGCACTATTGCTGCCGGCGGTGCAAGCAGCCCGGGAAGCTGCGCGGCGCACGGCATGCCAGAACAATTTACATCAAATCGGGCTGGGATTATTGACGCACCATGAGGCCAAGCATGCCTTTCCGCCCGGGCTGTTAGATCGCAAGACCAGCGCGAATCCGAAGGGGCGTCAGCTCAGTTGGAATGTGTTTCTGCTGCCGTTCATTGGCGAACAATCGTTATTCGCCAAGTTCGATTTAACCAAAGCTTACAACGCCCAGGAAAATGCGCTGGCCGCCGGCGCCATTTTGCCAATTTTCAATTGCCCCAGTTGCACGCGGTATGCCGCCGATCGAACCGGCATGACCACCGGCGATATGAACGGCAACGGCCACTGGGATCCCGGCGATAATTTGGCCTTCACCGATTACGGCGGCAACTTTGGCTTCAATGGCTTGGGCAAACCCTACATGAACGGCGTGCTGATTTACGAGCAGCCGATTTCGTTGGCAGATATTACCGACGGCGCTTCGCACACCATTATCGTTTCAGAAGATACCGGCCGCGGCGCCGCTTTCGATGGGCAATGGGCCAACGGCGAAAACATTTTCGACGAAAGCGGCCTGATCAACGATCATTCGGTGCCAGAATATCTGTGGCAAAATAACGAAATGTGGAGCGACCACTCCGGCGGCATCAACGCGTTATTCTGCGACGGCTCAGTGCATTTTTTAGGTGAACTCACGCAGTTGGAAGTGCTGGCGGCGCTGTGCACGCGCGCCAGTGGAGAAACCGTCGACGGCGCATCGATGAATTTACCTTAA
- a CDS encoding site-specific DNA-methyltransferase, whose amino-acid sequence MAFKNNRIHQGDCIELLAKLEPGSVHLAFADPPFNIGYEYDVYDDRKAYQHYLDWSRQWMAGVYRALRPDGTFWLAIGDEYAAELKVLARDLGFSCRSWVIWYYTFGVNCTRKFNRSHAHLFHFLKDPKQFTFNFDDPTIRVPSARQLVYADARANPKGRLPDDTWILRPQDVTGGFSENSDTWYFPRVAGTFKERAGFHGCQMPEQLLGRIVRASSNAGDLVLDPFTGSGTTLTVAKKLGRNWMGFELSPDYARQATQRIEKAAVGDPLNGAADPLASAPATVNGKQRSHRDAKARPIRKAVRIRS is encoded by the coding sequence GTGGCTTTCAAAAACAATCGAATTCATCAGGGCGATTGCATCGAACTGCTGGCCAAGCTGGAGCCGGGCAGCGTGCATTTGGCGTTTGCCGATCCGCCGTTCAACATCGGCTACGAGTACGATGTGTACGACGACCGGAAGGCCTACCAGCACTACCTGGATTGGTCACGGCAATGGATGGCCGGCGTATACCGGGCATTGCGGCCCGATGGCACGTTCTGGCTGGCCATTGGCGACGAATATGCCGCGGAGCTCAAGGTCTTAGCCCGCGATTTGGGCTTCAGTTGCCGCAGTTGGGTGATTTGGTATTACACCTTCGGCGTGAATTGCACGCGGAAGTTCAATCGCTCGCACGCCCATTTGTTTCATTTTTTGAAAGACCCGAAGCAGTTCACGTTTAATTTTGACGACCCGACGATTCGGGTTCCGTCGGCCCGGCAATTGGTGTATGCCGATGCGCGGGCGAATCCCAAGGGTCGGCTGCCGGACGATACGTGGATACTACGACCGCAAGATGTGACGGGAGGATTCAGCGAGAATTCGGACACCTGGTACTTCCCGCGTGTGGCAGGCACATTCAAAGAGCGGGCCGGTTTTCACGGCTGCCAAATGCCCGAGCAATTGCTAGGGCGGATTGTGCGGGCCAGCTCGAACGCCGGCGATTTAGTGCTCGATCCATTTACCGGCAGCGGCACCACGCTCACGGTGGCAAAAAAATTGGGCCGCAACTGGATGGGCTTTGAACTTTCGCCTGATTATGCGCGGCAAGCAACGCAGCGCATTGAAAAAGCAGCGGTTGGCGATCCACTCAACGGCGCAGCCGATCCCTTAGCCAGCGCCCCGGCCACGGTCAACGGCAAGCAGCGAAGTCATCGCGATGCAAAAGCGCGGCCAATACGAAAAGCAGTCCGAATTCGGTCATAA
- a CDS encoding sugar phosphate isomerase/epimerase family protein — MFRYAICNETFQDWPFDRAFAFARECGYTGIEIAPFTLARYATEISPQQRAQVRRQAEAAGLEVVGLHWLLAKTEGFYLTSPDQSVQTKTANYLCELARLCRDLSGTIMVLGSPQQRNLLPSVTKPQAMGYAADVLRAALPVLDECGVTIAVEPLGPAEGDFLLTAAEGRELINLVNSPHVRLHLDCKAMASESQPPADIIRANRDILAHFHANDPNLQGPGMGQLDMRPIFAALKEIDWRGWISVEVFDYAPGIERLARESMQNMLAAAAGT, encoded by the coding sequence ATGTTCCGCTACGCCATTTGCAACGAAACTTTTCAAGATTGGCCCTTCGATCGGGCGTTTGCCTTCGCCCGCGAGTGCGGCTACACCGGCATTGAAATCGCCCCGTTCACGCTGGCCCGGTACGCCACAGAAATTTCGCCACAGCAGCGCGCCCAAGTGCGCCGGCAGGCCGAAGCGGCAGGGCTGGAAGTCGTCGGCTTGCATTGGCTGTTGGCCAAGACCGAAGGGTTTTATCTCACGTCGCCCGATCAGTCCGTGCAAACCAAAACGGCCAATTACTTGTGCGAACTAGCACGGCTGTGCCGCGATTTAAGCGGAACGATTATGGTTCTTGGCTCTCCGCAGCAGCGAAACCTGTTGCCGAGTGTCACCAAGCCGCAAGCAATGGGCTACGCCGCCGACGTGTTGCGGGCAGCGCTACCGGTGCTGGATGAATGCGGCGTGACGATTGCCGTGGAACCGTTGGGGCCGGCCGAAGGAGATTTTTTGCTCACTGCCGCGGAAGGGCGCGAACTGATTAACCTGGTCAACTCGCCGCATGTTCGCCTGCACCTGGACTGCAAAGCCATGGCCAGCGAGTCGCAGCCGCCGGCCGACATCATTCGGGCCAACCGCGACATCCTTGCTCACTTTCACGCTAACGACCCAAACCTGCAAGGCCCCGGCATGGGTCAGCTCGACATGCGGCCGATTTTTGCGGCCCTGAAAGAAATCGACTGGCGCGGCTGGATTTCGGTCGAAGTGTTCGATTACGCCCCCGGCATTGAACGCCTGGCCCGCGAAAGCATGCAAAACATGCTGGCCGCTGCTGCTGGTACATAG
- a CDS encoding tetratricopeptide repeat protein, producing the protein MPIDPYSPCPGGTGKKLKFCCSDLVQELDKLQRMLEGEQASACLDAVRKLDEKYPGRACLQSMRVQLETALGDAAAAESTLAAFLKQHPENPIARSEKALHTAAQGDPLGAIIWLQQAIEACGTEMPSQVYDAIGALALVLLQGGHVVPARAHLQLQLGLSQGRDERAVSTLLQLEGSPTIPVLLKNTLPFEPAPAKASWEAPFQAGLNEAHHGHWKKAVDQWTALASQAGSSPAFWRNLATLHSFLGNYAEAVDALRKFAALEVPADDAVEAEALAQLLAKDEAEGHVDEISLTYNLDNGEAAQEKFAADRRFERLPLDTRPWTEQNEPPPRAAFSLLSRPALASGKEITPEQIPNQLGQLLLFGKQTDREARLELLLFRPELPTAQKLLQETLGDGFGPPSAETVIGHLGQTEHALSWHWRLPDDTPEALRLKLGLEQRQSLVLNRWPKLPLPIFGGRTPEQAATEPQYRTRLQAAILLLQLSDADSTPDTYNQLRRNFKLPELGDLNSAGLDMNQLPLNRMFRLQPESLSDEQLQQAFNRAVVANFALALKRLAPEVVQRPNIPVPEYKLSAYRWLVRTAPNSTAALQIIDEARKLAEAHKQSSASWDLLELSLRIQLGDGQTVLQLIDHIQRQHAREPGVAQALVQLLMQFGLITPDGRLAVGAAPPAAAGASAATPLVVPGAAAEPGKLWTPDAPQATGEKKSALWLPD; encoded by the coding sequence ATGCCCATCGATCCTTATTCTCCCTGCCCCGGCGGCACCGGAAAAAAACTGAAATTCTGCTGCTCCGATTTGGTGCAGGAGTTAGATAAGCTGCAGCGCATGCTCGAAGGAGAACAGGCTTCGGCCTGCCTTGATGCCGTTCGCAAGCTGGACGAAAAGTATCCGGGCCGGGCCTGCTTGCAAAGCATGCGCGTACAGTTGGAAACGGCCCTGGGGGATGCTGCGGCCGCGGAATCCACGCTAGCGGCATTTCTCAAGCAGCACCCGGAAAACCCCATCGCCCGGTCGGAAAAAGCACTGCATACGGCAGCGCAAGGGGACCCGTTGGGGGCCATCATCTGGCTGCAACAGGCGATTGAAGCCTGTGGAACAGAAATGCCTTCCCAGGTGTACGATGCCATCGGCGCTTTGGCGTTGGTGCTGCTGCAAGGCGGCCATGTCGTTCCCGCCCGCGCCCATTTGCAATTGCAGTTGGGGTTGTCGCAAGGCCGGGACGAACGGGCTGTCTCCACGCTGTTGCAATTGGAAGGCTCGCCGACCATTCCCGTGCTGCTGAAGAACACGCTGCCATTTGAGCCGGCGCCGGCGAAAGCGTCGTGGGAAGCGCCATTTCAGGCGGGCTTAAACGAAGCGCATCATGGGCACTGGAAAAAAGCCGTCGATCAATGGACGGCATTGGCTTCGCAGGCTGGAAGCTCACCAGCATTCTGGCGAAATTTGGCCACGCTCCACAGCTTCCTCGGTAACTACGCGGAAGCGGTAGATGCCCTGCGAAAATTCGCGGCCTTGGAGGTGCCGGCCGACGATGCCGTCGAGGCCGAAGCGCTGGCTCAATTGCTGGCGAAGGACGAGGCGGAAGGGCACGTGGACGAAATTTCGCTCACGTACAACCTAGATAACGGTGAAGCGGCCCAAGAAAAATTTGCTGCTGATCGTCGCTTCGAACGGTTGCCGCTGGATACCCGCCCTTGGACAGAGCAAAACGAGCCGCCGCCGCGCGCCGCTTTTTCGTTGTTGAGCCGTCCGGCGCTCGCCAGCGGCAAAGAGATTACCCCCGAACAAATTCCTAATCAACTTGGTCAATTGCTCCTGTTCGGCAAGCAAACCGATCGCGAAGCCCGGCTGGAGTTGCTCCTATTCCGTCCTGAGCTGCCGACTGCCCAAAAACTTTTGCAGGAAACACTGGGCGACGGGTTCGGCCCGCCCTCGGCGGAAACCGTCATTGGCCACTTGGGGCAAACCGAACACGCGCTCAGTTGGCATTGGCGCTTGCCCGACGACACGCCGGAAGCGCTGCGGCTAAAGCTGGGGTTGGAACAACGGCAATCGCTGGTGCTCAATCGCTGGCCGAAGCTGCCGTTGCCGATTTTCGGCGGCCGCACGCCGGAGCAGGCGGCCACGGAACCGCAATATCGCACTCGATTGCAAGCGGCAATTCTGCTGCTGCAGCTCTCCGATGCCGATAGCACGCCCGACACTTACAACCAACTGCGGCGCAATTTCAAACTGCCGGAACTGGGCGATTTAAATTCAGCCGGGCTCGACATGAATCAGCTCCCATTGAACCGCATGTTCCGCTTGCAGCCCGAATCGCTTTCCGACGAACAATTGCAGCAAGCGTTCAATCGGGCAGTCGTCGCCAATTTTGCGCTGGCCCTTAAGCGATTGGCGCCGGAAGTCGTCCAGCGGCCAAATATTCCGGTGCCGGAGTACAAGCTTTCCGCCTATCGTTGGCTGGTGCGCACGGCGCCCAATTCCACCGCAGCGCTGCAAATCATCGACGAAGCCCGCAAATTGGCCGAAGCCCACAAGCAATCTTCGGCATCCTGGGATTTATTGGAGCTTTCGCTGCGCATTCAATTGGGCGATGGGCAAACGGTGCTGCAATTGATCGACCACATTCAGCGTCAACATGCGCGCGAGCCGGGCGTGGCTCAGGCGCTGGTGCAACTGCTGATGCAATTCGGTTTGATCACGCCCGATGGCCGCTTGGCCGTGGGCGCGGCTCCGCCGGCTGCCGCGGGAGCCAGTGCAGCCACGCCGCTTGTAGTTCCAGGCGCTGCTGCCGAGCCCGGCAAATTGTGGACGCCCGACGCTCCGCAAGCCACTGGCGAAAAAAAATCGGCGTTGTGGCTGCCGGATTGA
- a CDS encoding PDZ domain-containing protein — MQCDLWQRRFGWTCLAAIILISGALAQQKHAAADDGDDSSGAFNEAQRLFAQAPNNAFQGPEWQRYLDLAVNGETGKYWIGVECREAQPELKSQLGLKDDEGLVVIHVAEEGPATKAGIKQHDLIVSAGDTKLAHPADLVKAVNAAGGKELSLKIIRGGKEQTIAVTPAERQHGTVNLIARPGQGFIFSGPPGAPHVDLPDNVTVTVVHHGKDPGKITVTRGDDKWEITDQELNKLPDDLRPLVGQLIGGGPLAPFMGGNNPNSFFQPPGIRVEGMPMGPPGMNPPPPDGNGPPGHGGDGPPHDGKGPPHDGKGPPRNENGPPPHDGRPQSRDGNSLPPFAQPMPPGYSPPPAYPPRQYNQLAPNAAAGALPPEMMQRFDELDRRLDMLQQEIQRLHVDGTDGMPRMHPRPEDSMPHMQPRGPDSGRNGPPGLGGPPPNDGQRQGPPGGQ, encoded by the coding sequence ATGCAGTGCGATTTATGGCAACGTCGCTTTGGCTGGACATGCCTGGCGGCCATCATTTTGATTTCGGGCGCGCTGGCACAACAAAAACACGCCGCGGCCGATGACGGTGACGATTCAAGTGGTGCGTTCAATGAAGCACAGCGTTTGTTCGCCCAAGCGCCGAACAATGCCTTTCAAGGTCCCGAATGGCAGCGCTATCTCGATTTGGCCGTGAACGGCGAGACCGGCAAGTATTGGATCGGCGTGGAATGCCGTGAAGCTCAGCCGGAACTGAAGTCACAACTCGGCTTGAAAGATGACGAGGGGTTAGTCGTCATTCACGTCGCTGAAGAGGGTCCGGCCACGAAGGCGGGCATCAAACAGCATGATTTAATTGTTTCGGCCGGCGATACGAAATTGGCTCATCCCGCCGATCTTGTCAAAGCGGTTAACGCGGCCGGCGGAAAAGAACTTTCGCTCAAAATTATTCGTGGCGGCAAAGAGCAAACTATTGCTGTCACGCCCGCCGAACGGCAGCACGGCACGGTCAATCTCATCGCGCGCCCTGGACAAGGTTTCATATTTTCCGGCCCGCCCGGCGCCCCACATGTCGATTTGCCCGATAACGTGACCGTCACCGTTGTGCATCACGGCAAGGATCCTGGAAAAATTACCGTGACGCGCGGCGATGATAAATGGGAAATTACCGATCAAGAGTTAAATAAGCTTCCCGACGATTTGCGACCGTTGGTGGGACAGCTGATTGGGGGTGGCCCGCTGGCGCCGTTCATGGGCGGAAACAATCCGAATAGCTTTTTTCAGCCACCGGGCATTCGCGTTGAAGGGATGCCGATGGGTCCGCCGGGAATGAATCCACCGCCGCCCGATGGGAACGGACCTCCAGGGCATGGTGGTGATGGTCCGCCACACGATGGCAAAGGCCCACCGCACGATGGCAAGGGCCCGCCGCGCAATGAAAATGGTCCGCCGCCGCATGACGGACGTCCACAATCGCGAGACGGAAATTCACTGCCGCCCTTTGCCCAGCCAATGCCGCCAGGTTATTCTCCTCCGCCCGCCTATCCGCCGCGGCAGTACAACCAGTTAGCTCCTAATGCGGCTGCCGGAGCCTTGCCGCCGGAAATGATGCAGCGCTTCGATGAGCTCGATCGGCGCTTGGATATGCTGCAACAGGAAATTCAACGATTGCACGTTGATGGAACCGATGGCATGCCGCGCATGCACCCGCGCCCGGAAGATTCCATGCCGCACATGCAACCTCGTGGCCCAGATTCTGGCCGCAACGGTCCACCAGGATTAGGTGGCCCGCCGCCGAACGACGGCCAGCGACAAGGCCCGCCGGGCGGTCAATAA
- a CDS encoding sigma-70 family RNA polymerase sigma factor, with translation MTKTQAHEQTGATDRPQPLDWSALLAQHERWLRTVVFARLGNSEGVDEVLQEVALAAVRQRAPINDPAKAAPWLYRLGVLQALLYRRKHGRQRKLIDRFVQRWPPPDHDAGSPDPLAWLLADERQRLVREAVARLQPRDAEILLLKYTEDWNYHQLAEHLGISHSAVETRLHRARARLRSELLALNVVETRG, from the coding sequence ATGACCAAGACCCAGGCACACGAGCAAACGGGTGCGACGGACCGGCCGCAGCCGCTCGACTGGTCGGCCTTGCTGGCACAGCATGAGCGCTGGTTGCGCACGGTCGTGTTTGCGCGCTTGGGCAACAGCGAAGGGGTGGACGAAGTATTGCAGGAAGTGGCATTGGCGGCGGTACGCCAACGGGCTCCCATCAACGATCCAGCTAAGGCCGCGCCATGGCTGTACCGGCTGGGGGTGCTGCAGGCACTGTTATATCGCCGCAAACATGGCCGCCAGCGCAAGCTGATCGATCGATTCGTGCAGCGCTGGCCGCCGCCGGATCACGATGCCGGCTCGCCCGATCCACTGGCCTGGTTACTGGCCGACGAACGGCAGCGTTTGGTGCGCGAGGCGGTGGCTCGGCTGCAACCGCGCGATGCTGAAATTTTGCTGTTGAAATACACCGAAGATTGGAACTATCACCAATTGGCCGAACACCTGGGCATTAGCCACTCGGCCGTGGAAACACGATTGCACCGAGCACGCGCTCGGTTGCGAAGCGAGCTGTTGGCATTGAACGTGGTTGAGACACGCGGTTGA
- a CDS encoding heavy metal translocating P-type ATPase, with protein sequence MPAAVGPQWMGRLYQRRYPLIAALAIAAIAAHLLLWLYLGSRMGTALWPLYAALALGGVPIVVELLVKLFHREFGSDLLAGISIVTSVLLGEYLAGTLVVLMLSGGEAIESYAVRSAAGVLRALSKRMPLVAHLRQNSQVEDVSLDRIVVGDSLVVFPHEICPVDGEVQEGHGVMDESYLTGEPYRMSKTPGTTVLSGSINGETALVIRATRRAVDSRYAQIMRVMQESEQRRPRIRRMADWLGALYTPLAVAIAVAAWAASGQPVRFLAVLVVATPCPLLIAIPVAIIGSISLAARRGIIVRDPTVLERIDTCRTVIFDKTGTLTYGEPRLTEQLVAEGFAEHEVLMLTASLERYSKHPLAESIVQAAQRQRLAPCEASEIHEKPGAGLQGVVAGRPVQITSRKKLLAAQPDRAALLPPLAGGLECVVLVDGKYAATYRFRDQPRHEGVSFVHHLAPKHHFHKVLLVSGDRESEVRYLADQVGIKEVYAEQSPEDKVNIVRRETKLAPTLFLGDGINDAPALMAATVGLAFGTGNEITGEASGAVVMDTSLERVDEFMHISRRMRQIALQSAVGGMAASILAMLIAAAGYLPPVAGAILQEAIDILAVTNAVRAAWPPKTLSDF encoded by the coding sequence ATGCCCGCTGCCGTTGGACCGCAGTGGATGGGGCGTCTGTATCAGCGGCGCTATCCATTGATCGCCGCGCTGGCGATTGCCGCCATTGCCGCGCATTTGCTCCTGTGGCTTTACTTAGGCAGCAGAATGGGCACTGCGCTGTGGCCGCTGTATGCGGCCCTGGCGTTGGGAGGCGTACCCATTGTTGTGGAGTTGCTGGTCAAGCTCTTCCATCGAGAATTCGGTTCCGATTTGTTGGCGGGCATCTCAATTGTCACCTCCGTTTTGCTCGGTGAATATCTGGCCGGCACGCTGGTGGTGTTGATGCTGTCCGGCGGCGAGGCCATCGAAAGTTATGCCGTCCGCAGTGCCGCCGGCGTGTTGCGGGCTTTATCGAAGCGCATGCCCTTGGTGGCCCATTTGCGGCAAAACTCGCAAGTGGAAGATGTGTCGCTCGATCGAATCGTGGTCGGCGATTCGCTGGTGGTGTTTCCACACGAAATTTGTCCTGTCGATGGCGAGGTGCAAGAAGGGCACGGCGTGATGGACGAATCGTATCTTACCGGCGAACCCTACCGCATGTCGAAAACGCCAGGCACAACGGTACTCTCCGGTTCGATCAATGGCGAAACCGCGCTGGTGATTCGGGCCACCCGCCGGGCGGTCGATTCGCGCTATGCGCAAATCATGCGCGTGATGCAGGAATCGGAACAGCGGCGTCCGCGCATTCGCCGGATGGCCGATTGGCTGGGCGCGCTCTACACGCCGCTGGCGGTGGCGATCGCTGTGGCCGCTTGGGCCGCCAGCGGGCAGCCGGTGCGATTTCTGGCGGTGTTGGTTGTGGCCACGCCTTGCCCGTTGCTGATTGCCATTCCGGTGGCGATCATCGGCAGCATCTCGTTGGCGGCGCGGCGCGGCATTATTGTGCGCGATCCCACGGTGCTGGAGCGAATCGACACCTGCCGCACGGTCATTTTCGATAAAACCGGCACGCTCACTTACGGAGAGCCGCGGCTGACGGAGCAACTGGTCGCGGAGGGTTTTGCTGAGCACGAAGTGTTAATGCTCACGGCCAGCTTGGAACGGTATTCCAAACACCCGCTGGCCGAATCGATTGTGCAAGCGGCGCAGCGCCAACGGCTGGCTCCCTGCGAAGCATCGGAAATTCATGAAAAGCCAGGCGCAGGCCTGCAAGGCGTGGTCGCCGGGCGGCCAGTGCAAATAACCAGCCGCAAAAAATTGTTAGCGGCCCAGCCAGATCGGGCGGCTCTCCTGCCGCCGCTCGCCGGGGGGTTGGAATGCGTGGTACTGGTCGATGGAAAATATGCCGCCACGTACCGTTTTCGCGATCAGCCGCGCCACGAAGGCGTTTCCTTCGTGCACCATTTAGCCCCGAAGCATCACTTCCACAAAGTGTTGCTGGTGTCGGGCGATCGTGAAAGCGAAGTGCGATACTTGGCCGATCAGGTGGGAATCAAGGAAGTCTATGCCGAGCAAAGTCCGGAAGACAAAGTGAACATTGTCCGCCGCGAAACGAAATTAGCGCCCACGCTGTTTTTGGGCGACGGCATTAACGATGCTCCCGCGCTCATGGCGGCTACAGTCGGCCTGGCCTTCGGCACCGGCAACGAAATCACCGGCGAAGCCAGCGGCGCGGTGGTGATGGATACTTCGCTGGAGCGCGTTGACGAGTTCATGCACATCAGCCGCCGTATGCGACAAATTGCTTTGCAAAGTGCTGTGGGAGGCATGGCTGCCAGCATATTGGCGATGCTGATTGCCGCGGCCGGATATTTACCCCCGGTGGCTGGCGCCATTCTGCAAGAGGCAATCGACATTCTCGCGGTCACCAACGCCGTGCGCGCCGCCTGGCCCCCGAAAACGCTCAGCGATTTTTGA
- a CDS encoding rhamnogalacturonan acetylesterase, with protein MRGCLLILAVGALLYTAGLPCFAADEPGANPPVAANKTEKAADTQAGLPTLFIVGDSTVKNGTNNQHGWGERSAKFFDTTKINVQNRAIAGRSSRTFINEGRWDKILETAKPGDFVIIQMGHNDGGAVDDGRRARGSLPGIGEETQEIDNSQTHQHEVVHTYGGYLRKYISDARAKGMTPILCSQVPHCPQKPVEEGAVENVKTVAWAEQVAKNEGVLFADLNRTILKHYVGLEPVDIKSKYFTTLDNTHTNTDGADLNAACVVECLRSLKDNPLGKYLVDPSSAEPQQAAP; from the coding sequence ATGCGCGGTTGTTTGTTGATTCTGGCGGTTGGCGCGTTGTTGTACACCGCAGGCTTACCGTGTTTCGCCGCTGATGAGCCGGGTGCAAATCCACCGGTGGCTGCGAATAAAACGGAGAAAGCTGCCGATACGCAGGCCGGCCTGCCGACGCTGTTCATCGTGGGAGATTCGACGGTGAAAAATGGCACGAATAACCAGCATGGCTGGGGAGAGCGGAGCGCCAAATTCTTCGACACAACCAAAATCAACGTCCAGAACCGCGCCATTGCCGGCCGCAGCAGCCGCACGTTCATCAATGAAGGCCGCTGGGACAAAATTCTCGAAACGGCCAAGCCCGGCGATTTTGTCATCATTCAAATGGGCCACAATGACGGCGGCGCCGTGGACGATGGTCGCCGAGCGCGCGGATCACTCCCCGGCATCGGCGAGGAAACTCAAGAAATTGATAATTCTCAAACTCATCAACACGAAGTCGTGCACACCTATGGCGGGTACTTGCGCAAGTATATTTCCGACGCCCGAGCCAAAGGCATGACGCCGATTTTGTGTTCGCAAGTTCCGCACTGTCCGCAAAAGCCGGTGGAAGAAGGTGCGGTGGAGAACGTCAAAACCGTGGCCTGGGCGGAGCAAGTGGCGAAGAACGAGGGAGTGCTGTTTGCCGATTTGAACCGCACAATTTTGAAGCATTACGTCGGCCTGGAGCCGGTCGACATTAAATCGAAGTATTTCACGACGCTCGACAATACACACACCAACACCGACGGCGCCGATCTGAACGCTGCTTGCGTGGTGGAGTGCTTGCGAAGTTTGAAAGATAACCCGCTAGGAAAATATCTCGTGGACCCCTCGTCGGCGGAACCGCAGCAAGCCGCGCCCTGA